A region of Lujinxingia sediminis DNA encodes the following proteins:
- a CDS encoding TraR/DksA family transcriptional regulator yields the protein MSQNDDYSDEFLEEMRLALQAQRQDLVRSNNLTRNELRDNDREPRDSIDESTDEQGNATELRLQDRERILLTKVNDAIFRLDTGEYGYCDECGDPIGKPRLRARPMAELCIECKEDQEREERRQHASRPGMFSALE from the coding sequence ATGAGCCAGAACGACGACTACTCCGACGAGTTCCTCGAAGAGATGCGCCTTGCGCTCCAGGCCCAACGCCAGGACCTGGTACGCAGCAACAACCTCACCCGCAACGAGCTGCGCGACAACGACCGCGAGCCTCGCGACTCCATCGACGAGTCTACCGACGAGCAGGGAAACGCCACCGAGCTCCGCCTCCAGGACCGCGAGCGCATCCTCCTCACCAAGGTCAACGACGCCATCTTCCGCCTGGACACCGGCGAGTATGGCTACTGCGATGAATGTGGCGACCCCATCGGCAAGCCTCGCCTGCGGGCGCGTCCGATGGCCGAGCTCTGCATCGAATGCAAAGAAGATCAGGAGCGCGAAGAGCGACGCCAGCATGCCTCACGCCCCGGCATGTTTTCGGCCCTCGAATAG
- a CDS encoding GNAT family N-acetyltransferase, translating to MAVEELTERDELREFLVQDRLANAYLLGNLDPSYFQFCRWYGSRDERGEIANLMLVYRGLSLPVVFTSGRGEDLPDFLKACYEVVPERFHFHVLETQMADLNSTFEVGQAEAMIRMGLERRHFEPGVRDERVERLGHRDTAQIMALYEHYPDNFFEPYQLETGLYFGIRDEEGDLVSIAGVHVVSEAHDIAVIGNLVTHSGRRGQGLATACTARLLEELFERVSLVALNVQVENAPAIRMYENFGFRANNRFYEGRWSKAAERAGA from the coding sequence ATGGCTGTCGAAGAGCTGACTGAGCGCGACGAGCTGCGAGAGTTTCTGGTCCAGGATCGACTGGCGAATGCCTACCTTCTGGGAAACCTCGATCCTTCTTATTTTCAGTTCTGCCGCTGGTACGGCTCGCGCGATGAGCGTGGCGAGATCGCCAATCTCATGCTGGTCTACCGGGGCTTGAGTCTTCCGGTGGTCTTTACCAGCGGGCGTGGCGAGGATCTGCCGGACTTTCTCAAAGCCTGCTATGAGGTGGTGCCGGAGCGCTTTCATTTTCATGTGCTTGAGACGCAGATGGCCGATCTGAATTCGACCTTCGAGGTGGGACAGGCCGAGGCGATGATTCGCATGGGGCTTGAGCGTCGGCATTTTGAGCCGGGGGTCCGCGATGAGCGTGTGGAGCGGCTCGGGCATCGCGATACTGCCCAGATCATGGCGCTTTATGAGCACTATCCGGACAACTTTTTTGAGCCCTACCAGCTGGAGACAGGGCTTTATTTCGGGATTCGCGATGAAGAGGGGGATCTGGTGAGTATTGCCGGGGTGCATGTGGTCAGTGAGGCGCATGATATCGCGGTGATCGGTAACCTGGTGACGCACTCCGGACGGCGCGGTCAGGGGTTGGCGACGGCGTGCACCGCGCGATTGCTGGAGGAACTCTTTGAACGGGTCTCCCTGGTGGCGCTCAACGTGCAGGTGGAGAACGCCCCGGCGATTCGCATGTATGAGAACTTCGGGTTTCGGGCCAATAACCGCTTCTATGAGGGGCGGTGGTCGAAAGCGGCGGAGCGAGCCGGCGCGTAA
- a CDS encoding PEGA domain-containing protein, with protein MPMRVLQIGLVALVMMSGACASTTLVESQPAGATLILDEERYAGQTPVQIRDLPWVFSSRTHQLSMEGYHPRVVELKATANAKSWVTCVCTLGMMWPLVFFGRYPSDVVVRLSPIEAPARAAFTPEPSVNFPL; from the coding sequence ATGCCGATGCGTGTGCTACAGATAGGACTGGTTGCGTTGGTGATGATGAGCGGCGCCTGCGCGTCGACGACGCTGGTGGAGTCGCAGCCGGCCGGGGCCACGCTGATCCTTGATGAAGAGCGCTACGCCGGTCAGACGCCGGTACAGATTCGCGATCTGCCCTGGGTATTCAGCTCACGAACCCATCAGCTCTCGATGGAGGGGTATCACCCGCGGGTGGTGGAGTTGAAGGCGACGGCCAACGCCAAGAGCTGGGTGACGTGTGTATGCACCCTGGGGATGATGTGGCCGCTGGTCTTTTTTGGTCGTTATCCCTCAGACGTGGTGGTACGGCTTAGCCCGATCGAAGCGCCGGCGCGTGCAGCGTTTACGCCGGAGCCTTCGGTTAATTTTCCGCTCTAA